A single Triticum dicoccoides isolate Atlit2015 ecotype Zavitan chromosome 2A, WEW_v2.0, whole genome shotgun sequence DNA region contains:
- the LOC119355261 gene encoding uncharacterized protein LOC119355261, translating into MASPMVGTPIRLSSLRYAPPSPAPRGRFVAARVRASAEAMATATEKLGVRVERNPAESRLSELGVRQWPKWGCEKSKFPWTYSAKETCYLLQGKVKVYPDGEEGFVEIAAGDLVVFPKGMSCTWDVAEAVDKHYKFE; encoded by the exons ATGGCGAGCCCAATGGTGGGAACCCCAATCCGCCTCAGCAGCCTCAGATACGCCCCTCCTTCCCCAGCACCCAGGGGACGATTCGTGGCGGCGAGGGTGAGGGCGTCGGCGgaggcgatggcgacggcgacggagaagcTCGGCGTCAGGGTGGAGCGCAACCCGGCCGAGTCCCGCCTCTCCGAGCTCGGCGTCCGCCAGTGGCCCAA GTGGGGGTGCGAGAAGAGCAAGTTCCCGTGGACCTACTCGGCCAAGGAGACGTGCTACCTGCtgcaggggaaggtgaaggtgtacCCGGACGGCGAGGAGGGGTTCGTGGAGATCGCGGCGGGGGACCTGGTGGTGTTCCCCAAGGGCATGAGCTGCACCTGGGACGTCGCCGAGGCCGTCGACAAGCACTACAAGTTCGAGTAG